The Candidatus Methylomirabilota bacterium genomic interval CCATGCTCCGCGCAGTGACCGAGGAGGAACGGGCTGCACAGGACGTTGCCGAAGCAGACGATCCCGCCCAGCGTATGAATGGGGATGTGGGCCTTGTCAACCCCCTCGACCCGCACCTGCACGCACTCGCCCTCTTTCGAGAGGTACGTGCCCTGAGTCATGACAAACAGCGTGTTCAGATGCTTTTTCATGGCTCTTCCAGGACCTTCGTCAGATATCGGGCCACTCGGTTTCCTCGCCCCCCGACACCTTGCGGAAGACAGACATCCACGAGCGAGCAACTGTCGCACTTGGGAGCGTACTCGGGCGGCGGGGTGCGCCCATCCGTCAACATCCGATGTACGGCCGCCGCGACTTCTTCGGTTTCTTGACGCAGCGCGTCGTCGATCGCGACAACTTCGCGCCGTTGTTCCTTACCGTAAAAGAGCGCACCCTCAGGCACCGCAACGCCAAGCATCTCCTCCAGACAGAGCGCCTGGGCGCAGAGCTGCACCCGGTCCCAGTCTTCTTTCTTCCTCCGGCCCCGCTTATGTTCAACGGGGTAGGGTATCCAGCGGCCGTCAGCCTGCCGGTGGAACTCCACCACGTCGGCCTTACCCACAAGCCCGAGCCGCAGGCAACGGATCGGCAGCGCAAAAACTCGTTTCACGTCGCGCCGTTTCTCCGACCCGCCCTCATCCACCCGTTCGTGCAGGATCCGCCCCTCGGCCGTCAGCCTGCTTTCCTCCCAGATCTGCTCCACGTGGATCAGCGCACACTGCCGCGGGCAGAACATGTAGTGCTGCAAGGCCGAGAGCGGGACGAGGTCGGATTCGGGAAAAGTCATATCCCTCTTCCTTCGTTGCGCACTTGGGATTTGACTCGATACAGCCTTTCGGTAAATCCGCCCTTTCGCAAGAACTCTTGCTCTGGGGCGCACGGCCATTCAAAGCTATTTCTGCCAGTCATTGAAGAGAGTGGTAAACGTAACACCTTCAACGATTTTCCCATCGTCAGGCCACGTTAACTTATAGTGACGGTAAGAACGGGGGTACTTTACGTCCGGCCCGTTCGGTTCAAACTTCTGCTCGATCCTGTCAAAGAGCCTGTGAGCCGGGTAGTTACCGAGGCGATGCTCGTGCGTAAAGACTCCGGCAGCCACAGAGTTCATTGCACCAGGTCGGGCACTTGAGAGGTCCGATTCGAACATCTTCCTTAAGGCGTTCCAGAACAGGGCGAGGTCTACCTGGGTGACCAAACTATGCTTATCTAAGCACGGGGAGTAATGCCCCCGGCACTCGTATAGCCCGTAAGGAAGGTATGGCTTGGCTCCTGGCATCGCTGAGATTGCTGTCTTGAGTTCCTTTGATTCTGCTGGGTTTGAGACCCTTGCATCACGGACAATACCCAATGCCTGAGGTGAGATGTCCGATTTCGATTCTGCAAATCCGATTTGCATTGGGCCAACGCACTGCCCGCCATCAAGAAGGAAATCCTTTTTGACTTTTTTATCCTTCTTGAGCTTCGGGGCTGGCGTATCCTCGGGCTCTGCCTGTTGTGTTAGCCCCTCCATCGCCTCGGCTTCTTCGGCATCTTCTTTGCCGACACTGAGGACAGCACCAAATA includes:
- the cas4 gene encoding CRISPR-associated protein Cas4, whose translation is MTFPESDLVPLSALQHYMFCPRQCALIHVEQIWEESRLTAEGRILHERVDEGGSEKRRDVKRVFALPIRCLRLGLVGKADVVEFHRQADGRWIPYPVEHKRGRRKKEDWDRVQLCAQALCLEEMLGVAVPEGALFYGKEQRREVVAIDDALRQETEEVAAAVHRMLTDGRTPPPEYAPKCDSCSLVDVCLPQGVGGRGNRVARYLTKVLEEP
- a CDS encoding type I CRISPR-associated protein Cas7, which codes for MSWYKELAEKMGYTLELPESSPVFDPQKKHDFVLLFEAKNCNPNGDPDNDNTPRQDFESHRGLVTDVCLKRKIRDFVARVYGTERENPEGKEGFYLYVKHKGLLRDEHRETAGGKKDIPMEEAQKMMRNRYWDVRLFGAVLSVGKEDAEEAEAMEGLTQQAEPEDTPAPKLKKDKKVKKDFLLDGGQCVGPMQIGFAESKSDISPQALGIVRDARVSNPAESKELKTAISAMPGAKPYLPYGLYECRGHYSPCLDKHSLVTQVDLALFWNALRKMFESDLSSARPGAMNSVAAGVFTHEHRLGNYPAHRLFDRIEQKFEPNGPDVKYPRSYRHYKLTWPDDGKIVEGVTFTTLFNDWQK